The region AACGAGTTGCAAATTGAGATGAGCACATTATAATGTTACTTTTGGGATGCAATTTTTCAGCATTCTGAAGTTTAATCGTTAAAATGAACTTTAGATAAAGAGTGGATCTGAAAACATTTCGTTATTTCTTCATGAAAAATAGTCAAATGACTCAGTCGACTTTTGAAAAGTACAAATATGACTATcacttgtttttgaaaatgttgtacGGACTCATAAGAAACGAATTTCGTCGCTGCTGtccacaaaatgtcacacaCCGGTGAGGTCACCGGTTTCGCGAGGTCTCATTGGAGGAGGATCAGACAGACGCGCCAATAGTGAGACGTCACTCGGCCAAAcgagtgaagaagaaaaaaataccgAACGCGTTTTATGACCTCCGTCGTTGTGCGTCTTCGTGTGACAGGAGAGCGACTCGTCCACCCTTCGCCGCGTTGAAAGGATTTATGATCAAGATGACGCGCCGCTTCTGTAAGTTAGTCGCCACGCGCCCAGTGGCCACGCTTGTCTTTCTCTGCGCATTCGTGGACGCGGTGTCGCCTGTCACCCACTACTCCGTGCCCGAAGAAATGGAGGAAGGTTCCGTCGTCGCACATTTGGCGTCCGATTTGGGCTTAGACGCGAGGACGCTGCACAAGCGGAAAATGCGCATCGACGTGGtcgcaaataaaaaatatcttgAGATCAACAAGGACACGGGGGAGCTGTTTATTTTGGAGAGAGTAGATAGGGAGGAGTTATTGTGTCCTCTAAAAACGACCACGTCCTGTTTTCTGAAATTGGACGCAGCGATTGAAGATCCAATTCGCATGTTTAACATTGAAGTGGAAATCACGGACATTAATGATAACGCTCCTCATTTTCGACGAGGCACCATGCATTTGGACATATCCGAGTCGAGCCCGGTTGGAGAGAGATTCTCCCTGAATAATGCGGTGGACCCAGACGTCGGCGTCAATTCGGTGCAGGACTACCACCTGAGCTCCAGCCAACATTTTAACATCGAAATTCAGACGGGCAGAGACGGCTCCAAGTTCGCCGATTTGATTTTGACAAAGGTGCTGGACAGAGAGCAGCAGGCTGAGCATCATCTCATCCTCACTGCTGTGGACGGTGGCGTGCCCACGCGCACGGGCACGGCCAGCATCATCGTTCGAGTCCTGGACGTCAATGACAACGCCCCATCATTTGAACACGGCAAATACTTTGTGGAAGTGATGGAGAATTCCCCGATTGGCAGTCTGCTCATTCAGTTGAACGCCACCGACTTCGACGAAGGCTCCAATTCGGATGTATTTTATTCTTACAGTTTGTACACGTCCGAGAGAACgcaaaatgtgtttaatttgaatcgGGAAAATGGGGAAATCAGAGTGAAGGAGATGATTAATTATGAGgacttaaaaatgtttgaaatggaAGTCATTGCAAGTGATAAGGGGCGAAAATCGTTATCTGGTCAATGTAAAGTGACGATACGGGTGACAGACATGAATGACAACCACCCCGAAATATCGATAAAGTCTTTCCGAAGTCCGGTCAGTGAGAATATCGCCGTGGACACGGTGATAGCAGTGGTCAGCGTGAGCGATAAGGACTCGGGCGACAACGGACTGGTGGATCTGCACATTCCACCAGATACGCCTTTCCGACTGAGGGAGTCCTCCGACGACTATTACCAGTTAGTGGTTTCGGAGCCCTTGGACCGCGAGAAGGTTCCGGAATACGACATCACCTTCACGGTGACCGACAGAGGCTCGCCCCCGTTAAGCGACAACGAAACCGTGACCTTACAGCTGCTGGACGTGAACGACAACGTGCCGCACTTCCCTCGGTCCTTCTACAGCATCCGCGTGCCGGAGAATAACGCTCCCGGCGCCTTGCTCACGTCCCTCAGCGCCTTCGACCCCGACCTCCACGAGAACCAGTACCTGGTTTACTTCATTGTGGAGAAGGAGATCGCCAACACCTCCATGTCCATGCTGTTCTCCATCAACCCGGAGAACGGCAACCTTTACGCGCTCAAGACCTTCGACTACGAGATGGAGAAGGACTTTCTTTTCCACGTCGAGGCCAGAGACTCGGGTTCGCCTCCGCTCAGCAGCAACGCGAGCGTCCGCGTGGCGGTGGCCGATCAGAACGACAACGCTCCGGTCATCGTGTCTCCGTGGCGGGCGCACGGCTCGGCGGtggaggagaagatccccaGATCCACGGATAAAGGCtctctggtggccaaggtgatCGCCTTGGATGTGGATTCCGTGCACAACTCGCGCATCACCTACCAGTTCCTGCAGGTGAGCGACGCCTCCTTGTTCAGTCTGGACCAGTACAACGGCGAGATCCGCACCACCAGGATGTTCAGTTACAAAGACTGGCGCCACCAGAGACTGGTGGTGGTCGCCAAGGACAACGGGGAGCCCGCTCTCTCCGCCACGGTCACCATCAAGCTGTCCACGGTGGAAACGGCCGCCAAGGCCTACTCGGACGGCGGCGGGGCGCCCCCGGAATACGACATCTTCTCCGACCTCAACCTGTATTTGCTCATCGGTCTGGGCTCGGTGTCCTTCCTGCTGCTCATCACCATCTCGGTCACCGTCGTGCTCAAGTGTCAGAAGGTCGAGCCCGGCAATATGGCTCCTCCGTGCAGGAACAGCGTGATCAGCGAGAGGAACTCCACCGTGGCGGATTCCACTCTGGTGTCCAACGACGCCTACTGGTACAGTCTGTTTCTAGCCGAGACCAGGAAAGGAAAGCTGGTGGTCAGGCAGCCCGCGCCCAAGGGCTCCAGATACTTCGTGTCCAGTATTCCCAGGAGCGCGGCCGGGTCCGCCACCAGCGACTCCGCCCCTTCCACCTTGCAGGTAAAAATATTTGCTCATTTCACAACAGTGATGAAGAGCAACATCCAGGCTGCAGTTAGATTGCAGTATTTTTCCAGTGATGCCAAATTTAGTAGCttaattcaaattttaaaaagtgtcaaGTCTTAAGGCTCGTCACAAGATGAACTATAATCCAATTAATGTTTGTGATCGTAACATCGTTCAAAGTGCGAGTggctaaaatgtgtttgttttgatcAACGTCTTGCAGTATGTCGAAACCAAACCTTTCCTAAGCAACTGCTGTCCTTGAACCTCCTGCCGATGATGTCATGACATTCCATCCTGCTTCATTCCATCGATAACCTTTTCTCAGATTTTTCGCAAGCAGCACTCACTGAAGTAAACTCAATCCATTAAAACTGCTTTGCAGTCGTTCTTTCGTTGTCTGTTGTCTGCCGACTTCTATCCAGGGAAGAGTATGAGCAACTCGAACAGGGGTCACCTCGCGGTGCCCGCGGACACCAGGTAGTCCCCAAGGACCCCGTGAGTGGCCTTGTCGGCCTGTTCTGAAAGTAGCTCACCGGCGATGGCACATTGTGATGTCCTAGGAATGTGTTAGTCGTGATCATTTGAAATTGTAAGCACTGGCAGACATTTATCGAAATAAAACATTGCATCTTGATATGTGTCTGTTTCCTAACTATCGCGAGAAGTTAGAACATATTTCTTTCAAAAGTGTTTGACCTCCGCATGAATCAGTCCCCAAGAAGTAGCAGTCAGTTTAAAAAAGGTCGGTGACCCCTGAACTAGAAGCGATGCTTTTCCGAACTCTTAAaatggttttgtgtttttattgatgcGCATCTGTACTTCAGGGCCACAGCTGCTGAATCTTTGGTCATATTGTGTCGTCGCTAACACACTCGTCGCAGGAGACGTTCATGAGCAAtgaattgtttttatgtgccatGCAGTGACCTCGCCTCACCCTTTCCTTTTCTCCTCCCTCTCAAGTATCCGAAATGAGGGAAGTCCACTCTGCAGCTTGGAGGTATGCAGGACTCGCGCTCCCTGTCAGCGGATGCGCATCTTCCGTTTGAACTGTTTGGTTTCTGTTTGGCTCTTCTCAGCCGTTGCTTCAATGTTCTGTTTCATTTCTCTTCCACCCCGAAGCCACATTGTTCACCTCTTCATGTCCACGTTTTGTCTGCACTTGATCACATCACAGTCTCATCCTTAAAGCAAACCaaatgcatgcaaaaaaaaataacaaaatctaTCAGCTATAACAGTTGGCTTTCTATTCTATCAATAAgtgcacatttgaaaaaatgaacGCCAAGATTTGTGGTCACAATGACACCGTTGTCGTCTCATGTGACAATTTGCAATTAAGATAATTCACCGGATATGTAAAGTGTCATGGATATTATATGCGGACAAAGTTATGGGTCCACTGCAGCCAGTGGACCCATAACCCGTAATTTATATACTTCTTAAACTATActgaaaaatacatacaaacgCCACAGTTGCTCAAGTATTACATTTTAGAGTGTCCTTTTTTTGGGATTTGACACACCTCAGAGGTGGAGGGATGATCTCGGCAAAGGCGAAGTGCCCGCCgacatccgtccatccgtccatccatccatccatccgcgggcgtgcgtgctggcgcctatgccagctgatggcaatggcagggcacaccaACACGTTTAGACACATTTGTGAACAATACTTGAGAGAAATAGAATTTTTGTgtacgtacaaaaaaaaaaaaaaaaaaaaaagtctttcaaTCTTTGAGTGAAGCTCATGCAAAATgggaacaagaacaaaaatgttgcgtttatatttttcttcagtGTACTTTTTGCTGCACAAGTCACGgcaaaatatttacattgtgcatgctatgttttttttctctctgtatCCTTCATTGTTAACTTGCTAGCCGTCTCACTTCTTACAATGATAAACAAACTCAAATTGTTGACACGTTTCATGTCTGacctatttattgatttatttatttttttgggggtgcagGAAATGTACAAAATGAACCCAGTCGCGCAGTTTCCTAGCAACCACGCTCCTCCTCATATTTCCACAAGCATGGTGTGTTCAATGACAGCGTGCACATTTAAGGATCCGCCCAACCCTCTTTGTCTTCCGCCTGCAGCCTCCCCATCTTAGTGGCCGAATGCATG is a window of Phycodurus eques isolate BA_2022a chromosome 9, UOR_Pequ_1.1, whole genome shotgun sequence DNA encoding:
- the LOC133407990 gene encoding protocadherin alpha-C2-like isoform X2: MIKMTRRFCKLVATRPVATLVFLCAFVDAVSPVTHYSVPEEMEEGSVVAHLASDLGLDARTLHKRKMRIDVVANKKYLEINKDTGELFILERVDREELLCPLKTTTSCFLKLDAAIEDPIRMFNIEVEITDINDNAPHFRRGTMHLDISESSPVGERFSLNNAVDPDVGVNSVQDYHLSSSQHFNIEIQTGRDGSKFADLILTKVLDREQQAEHHLILTAVDGGVPTRTGTASIIVRVLDVNDNAPSFEHGKYFVEVMENSPIGSLLIQLNATDFDEGSNSDVFYSYSLYTSERTQNVFNLNRENGEIRVKEMINYEDLKMFEMEVIASDKGRKSLSGQCKVTIRVTDMNDNHPEISIKSFRSPVSENIAVDTVIAVVSVSDKDSGDNGLVDLHIPPDTPFRLRESSDDYYQLVVSEPLDREKVPEYDITFTVTDRGSPPLSDNETVTLQLLDVNDNVPHFPRSFYSIRVPENNAPGALLTSLSAFDPDLHENQYLVYFIVEKEIANTSMSMLFSINPENGNLYALKTFDYEMEKDFLFHVEARDSGSPPLSSNASVRVAVADQNDNAPVIVSPWRAHGSAVEEKIPRSTDKGSLVAKVIALDVDSVHNSRITYQFLQVSDASLFSLDQYNGEIRTTRMFSYKDWRHQRLVVVAKDNGEPALSATVTIKLSTVETAAKAYSDGGGAPPEYDIFSDLNLYLLIGLGSVSFLLLITISVTVVLKCQKVEPGNMAPPCRNSVISERNSTVADSTLVSNDAYWYSLFLAETRKGKLVVRQPAPKGSRYFVSSIPRSAAGSATSDSAPSTLQYPK
- the LOC133407990 gene encoding protocadherin alpha-C2-like isoform X1, with the translated sequence MIKMTRRFCKLVATRPVATLVFLCAFVDAVSPVTHYSVPEEMEEGSVVAHLASDLGLDARTLHKRKMRIDVVANKKYLEINKDTGELFILERVDREELLCPLKTTTSCFLKLDAAIEDPIRMFNIEVEITDINDNAPHFRRGTMHLDISESSPVGERFSLNNAVDPDVGVNSVQDYHLSSSQHFNIEIQTGRDGSKFADLILTKVLDREQQAEHHLILTAVDGGVPTRTGTASIIVRVLDVNDNAPSFEHGKYFVEVMENSPIGSLLIQLNATDFDEGSNSDVFYSYSLYTSERTQNVFNLNRENGEIRVKEMINYEDLKMFEMEVIASDKGRKSLSGQCKVTIRVTDMNDNHPEISIKSFRSPVSENIAVDTVIAVVSVSDKDSGDNGLVDLHIPPDTPFRLRESSDDYYQLVVSEPLDREKVPEYDITFTVTDRGSPPLSDNETVTLQLLDVNDNVPHFPRSFYSIRVPENNAPGALLTSLSAFDPDLHENQYLVYFIVEKEIANTSMSMLFSINPENGNLYALKTFDYEMEKDFLFHVEARDSGSPPLSSNASVRVAVADQNDNAPVIVSPWRAHGSAVEEKIPRSTDKGSLVAKVIALDVDSVHNSRITYQFLQVSDASLFSLDQYNGEIRTTRMFSYKDWRHQRLVVVAKDNGEPALSATVTIKLSTVETAAKAYSDGGGAPPEYDIFSDLNLYLLIGLGSVSFLLLITISVTVVLKCQKVEPGNMAPPCRNSVISERNSTVADSTLVSNDAYWYSLFLAETRKGKLVVRQPAPKGSRYFVSSIPRSAAGSATSDSAPSTLQASTTRSTRST